Proteins encoded within one genomic window of Macrotis lagotis isolate mMagLag1 chromosome 3, bilby.v1.9.chrom.fasta, whole genome shotgun sequence:
- the CNOT6L gene encoding CCR4-NOT transcription complex subunit 6-like isoform X3 encodes MVSLRELLLNNNLLRVLPYELGRLFQLQTLGLKGNPLSQDILSLYQDPDGTRKLLNYMLDNLAVHPEQLPPRPWITLKERDQILPSASFTVMCYNVLCDKYATRQLYGYCPSWALNWEYRKKGIMEEIVNCDADIISLQEVETEQYFTLFLPALKDRGYDGFFSPKSRAKIMSEQERKHVDGCAIFFKTEKFTLVQKHTVEFNQVAMANSDGSEAMLNRVMTKDNIGVAVVLEVHKELFGAGMKPIHAVDKQLLIVANAHMHWDPEYSDVKLIQTMMFVSEVKNILEKASSRPGSPSTDPNSIPLVLCADLNSLPDSGVVEYLSSGGVADNHKDFKELRYNECLMNFSCSGKNGTSEGRITHGFQLQSAYENNLMPYTNYTFDFKGVIDYIFYSKTHMNVLGVLGPLDPQWLVENNITGCPHPHIPSDHFSLLTQLELHPPLLPLVNGVHLPNRR; translated from the exons GCAATCCTTTATCACAGGATATTCTCAGCTTGTACCAGGACCCAGATGGAACCCGAAAGCTACTGAACTACATGCTTGACAATCTAGCAG ttcatcCAGAGCAGCTTCCTCCGAGGCCATGGATTACATTAAAGGAACGAGACCAAATTCTGCCCTCAG cATCATTCACGGTTATGTGTTATAATGTGTTATGTGATAAATACGCCACCCGGCAGCTATATGGCTACTGCCCATCCTGGGCATTAAACTGGGAGTACAGGAAAAAGGGAATTATGGAAGAAATTGTTAACTGTGATGCAGATATCATTAGTCTTCAG GAAGTGGAAACTGAGCAATACTTCACCCTCTTTCTGCCAGCATTAAAGGACCGTGGATATGatggatttttttctccaaagtcaCGTGCCAAAATCATGTCTGAGCAGGAGAGAAAACATGTGGACGGTTGTGCAATATTCTTCAAAACAGAAAA ATTCACGTTGGTGCAGAAGCACACGGTTGAATTTAACCAGGTGGCCATGGCGAATTCCGATGGATCAGAAGCCATGCTGAACAGAGTCATGACGAAGGATAACATTGGTGTGGCTGTGGTTTTAGAGGTCCACAAAGAATTGTTTGGAGCAG GTATGAAGCCCATTCATGCTGTAGACAAACAGCTACTTATTGTGGCGAATGCCCATATGCACTGGGATCCTGAATATTCTGATGTGAAACTCATTCAAACCATGATGTTTGTCTCAGAAGTAAAAAACATCCTGGAAAAAGCCTCTAGTAGGCCTGGTAGCCCATCTACAGATCCTAATTCCATTCCGCTGGTGCTATGTGCAGATCTTAACTCATTGCCGGATTCAG GGGTCGTGGAATACTTGAGCAGTGGAGGAGTGGCCGACAACCATAAGGATTTTAAGGAATTGCGCTATAATGAGTGTCTCATGAACTTCAGCTGCAGTGGGAAAAATGGTACCTCGGAAGGAAGAATCACACATGGCTTCCAGCTCCAGAGCGCCTATGAAAATAACTTGATGCCTTACACAAATTATACCTTTGACTTCAAA GGTGTGATTGACTACATTTTCTATTCCAAGACTCATATGAACGTGCTTGGTGTCCTGGGGCCTTTAGATCCTCAGTGGCTGGTTGAGAACAACATCACTGGGTGTCCACACCCGCACATCCCTTCAGACCACTTCTCACTGTTAACACAACTTGAACTCCACCCTCCACTCCTGCCTCTTGTCAATGGTGTTCACTTACCCAATAGGAGGTAG